The genome window ATGGGACGGATTATGACCTTGTAGGAACCATTGTTGGGGTAGTTGATAAAGCAAAAGTCATTGACGGATCGAAGATCAAACCTGGTGATAAACTCATAGGCTTTTCTTCATCTGGGCTACATACCAATGGCTATTCACTGGCTCGGAAAATCCTTTTTCATCAACTTCGTATGACCCTAGATGAGCCGGTCCCGGGCGCTAAGCGGACACTGGGAGAAGAGCTTCTTCGAACTCATATCAACTACCAACCTTTGCTGAAAAAGCTAAGTGCTAAGGTTACTTTCAAAGGCTTATCTCATATTACTGGCGGAGGCTTTCTCGATAATATCCCTCGTATACTTCCAACGGGGACCGCCGTTGAAATACAAATAGGCTCCTGGCCACAACTCCCTATCTTCAATCTTCTGCAAGGAACCAATTTGGTAAATCAGGATGAAATTTACCAAGTCTTCAATATGGGCATAGGTATGGTGGCTATCGTTAGCGCTAAAGATGCTGAGGCTCTTCTCAATGAAACCAATTGTTATGCCATGGGCGAAGTGGTCAAAGGCAGGCAGCAAGTCAAAATGGTATCAGAGTAAGATTTTGACGCAGAGAGGCAGAGAGGCTAGTGATCGCGTTGGGTAAGAGGAACCACAGATTTTCACAGATGATAGCGTTAAATCAATTTTAGCGTTGATTAGTGGTTAAAACTCCTAGTTCTCGATGTTATCCTCGGGCTTCTAAAGAATCATCGCCGGACTGTGTTAAATCATGACCCTTCGACTTTCTAAAATCGTCATCCTCCGACTTCTAACCCTGTCATCCTACGACCTCCAACCCTGTCATCCTACGACCTCCAACCCTGTCATCCTACGACCTCCAACCCTGTCATCCTACGACTTGATCGGGGGAGCCACTCCATTAGACTATAACAAATTGATGGAGAAAACCTTTTATGTCTATATAATGGCCAACCAGAGAAAAGGCACTCTATACATAGGAATGACATCGAATCTGTTGCAATGAATTTGGCAGCATAAAAATCACGAGGTGCCTGGGTTTACTGATAGATATAATGTGGACCAAC of Verrucomicrobiota bacterium contains these proteins:
- the purM gene encoding phosphoribosylformylglycinamidine cyclo-ligase, producing the protein MPPKKQAVKKKAYAAAGVDVDLGNKVKKNIARKIKGTMRPEVLSKIGGFGGLFDGRFKSFKHPVLVSSIDGVGTKLKVASMMNSHHTIGEDLVNHCINDIAVIGAEPLFFLDYFGTGELDTSIFADIIAGLTRACKKANCALIGGETAQMPGLYHGTDYDLVGTIVGVVDKAKVIDGSKIKPGDKLIGFSSSGLHTNGYSLARKILFHQLRMTLDEPVPGAKRTLGEELLRTHINYQPLLKKLSAKVTFKGLSHITGGGFLDNIPRILPTGTAVEIQIGSWPQLPIFNLLQGTNLVNQDEIYQVFNMGIGMVAIVSAKDAEALLNETNCYAMGEVVKGRQQVKMVSE